The DNA region GCGTACGCAGCTGTTGGAGTACGTCCCGACAATGCTCGACGGTCCGCCGGGGCGATGATCGTCGCGGCGCTCAACGCTGCCTGATCAGGCGTGGGATCACAGCGACCATCGCCACCATGACGATCAGCTCCACCATCGTCTGGGTGACGACGACGAGCGGCGTGAGCGTGAACGCGTCGGGCAGGGCCAGAGCGAGCGGGAGCACGACGAGAGAGTTGCGCGTGACACCGCTGAAGACGACCGCGCGGCGGCCCGGCGTGTCCAGGCCGGCGACCCGCGCGAGGACTGCGCCGAGGGGCGCGGCGATCACGGCGAAGATCGCGAAGACCGGCACCGTGAGGAACAGGCGCCCCCACGCGCCGCCAACGGCGAACACCTGCGAAGCGACGACGGCCGCGAGGGTGAGCATCATCAGCGGCACCATCGCCGTGGCGGAACCGCGTTCGATCACGCGGGCCGAGGTGAACCTCCTGGTCAGCACTTGGGTCAGTGCGGCGAGTGCGAGCGGCAGTGCGATCAGCAGCAGGAACGCGTCGATGAACGGGCGCGGGTCGACGGCCTTCATCGCATCGGGGCCGAGGAAGAGGGAGAGGTAGACGGGGAGCAGCAGCATCTGCAGCAGCATGAGCAGCGGCGTCGCGGCCAGAAGCCGGGAGCGGTCGCCGCCCGCCAGGCCCGTGAACACGATCACGTAGTCGACGCACGGGGTGAGCAGCACGAGAAGCACCCCCAGCAGGATCGCCTCATCGGCCGCCACCACTCTGCTC from Microbacterium sp. SY138 includes:
- a CDS encoding arsenic resistance protein — encoded protein: MTVRAFTAWGERHQVTLYLASIAVGAVVGLLSPSTAPVWESAVTPLLGVLLFATFLGVPFAHIGRAFVDGRFLGTLLLLNFVVVPALAFGVSRVVAADEAILLGVLLVLLTPCVDYVIVFTGLAGGDRSRLLAATPLLMLLQMLLLPVYLSLFLGPDAMKAVDPRPFIDAFLLLIALPLALAALTQVLTRRFTSARVIERGSATAMVPLMMLTLAAVVASQVFAVGGAWGRLFLTVPVFAIFAVIAAPLGAVLARVAGLDTPGRRAVVFSGVTRNSLVVLPLALALPDAFTLTPLVVVTQTMVELIVMVAMVAVIPRLIRQR